A window of Geotrypetes seraphini chromosome 16, aGeoSer1.1, whole genome shotgun sequence genomic DNA:
AGGCCCTGTATGTGTACACTGTAACTGTACCCTAACCACACACTTAGGGGGTGATTCACTACAGATAGACTAAAATTATCACCAGGATGATGCGTGCTAAGTACAAATTCTATATCTGCAATTACGCACTTAAATTTAGGTTTGAGCACTTATGCTagctcaatggctggtgtaaTTACTCACTTCTAACTGTTGTCAGTTAGGCGCATAATTGGTAGTGATGTGCCTAatagagactaagggctccttttacgaagccgcggtagcggctttaacgcgcgtgacttttaatcacgcgctaactgaaaactatcgcctgctcaagagggggcggtagcggctagcacagccggcggtttagcgtgcgctataactCGTGTTAAACTGCttccgcggcttcgtaaaaggagccctaagtgaagagAGGATccccctcagaaaaaaaaaaaaaatatatatatatatatcgtgaCCGGGCGcggccaagctgggctcagcaagtggccTAACCCAGTGCACACAAACCTCGGCTGAGTGGTTTGCGAGGTTGTTTTGGTAGCTTGGTATGGCTCAAACTAAGAGTTCAAAACTTTGGGTGCAATTTTCTTGGGTGTTTATTGTTTCACTAGCATAAACAAGTGTCAAATAAATTCTCAGGTTTGTATCACCTTGTGCTTAAGTCCAGCATCCACAAACCAGAACAAAACAATTGCTGTCCGAAAATAAGCCTTGGTCCAACAAAATAAAAGCTTGGGGTTAGGCTTAATGCCCCAAGGATGGGATCCTCTCCAATAATTTTCCCTCAGTGGATCAGCTTGGAAAGATCCCCTCCCCAGATCCCAACAAAATGGCTGCCTGTGGCTTGAATTTAAAGTTCAAAGCAAAACTTCAgcattttcaataaacttgagCAGACTTTACTTTTCCCTCCAGCTCCCTTATTAGCTCTCAGACTATGTCCATCTCTTCAGAGCTAGGCAAATCACATTCTATTTCCATATCATAGGCAACGTCATTATCCGCCATTTCACTATCCTGCATAAACCCAGAATCAACCTTATCATTAGCCTGCTGCTTTCTTTTTGCACTGTGGCTCTCACTTGCTGGGTCTGGAGCAGGTGGAGAGGCTGGCCCTGAAACTGCTTGGACATTTGCAGAAACCTAGGGACGAAAGAGAATAAAGGTTATTGGGCAATGTAGAAAAACAACAGAGAATTAAGATTTGAAAGGATATGGCCTTTTAGATGCTAAATGGATGAAATATGCTCTAATATGTAATATACTAGTGGTGACTTTAAAATTGTGGTTCAGTCGTCAGTTCTTTCcatattagattactgtaatacttAGGTTCCTACAAAAAAACAATCAGTTGATTGAGAATAATATAAAATACAGCAAttcatttgatttttaatttaaaaaaacatgatcatatcagtttATATTATCAAAAGATTCACTGGTTGCCGTTTGAAGccagagtgttatttaaatttggttgtatctgttttaaaattttatttggtTTAGCACCAACTTATCTCTCTTCCCATTTTAGATTTTATGCTATTAAGAAAAATACCCGAAGCTCAGGTTGGTTCTCTTTCCTCTCAGTTAAAGCATGCTGATATAAATAATGTTTTGGATAGGACTTTGGCATTCCAGGCAGGAGTAATGAATGCATGTTTGAACGCTCTTATCTTTCCATCCCTCACCTATTATCAATTCCGGAAAGATCTTaaaaaaacttatctattcaaaaaatatgaaatacaaaattgattttattttttaaatttattaaggtATTAAGCTTCCAATCAATTTATGATTATTCATGCAATCAACTGTATTGCGTAATTTCTATTTACTATATTGAAATGAATTGTACTGTGTAATCACTATTTTCTACAAGTTTTGCAAGGTTGTATCTTTTGTCTAGTGCTTTTATTCTGAATTGTGTTTtcttctattttaataattgttttatgACTTTGTATTTCTGTTCCCTAGTATAATACCATTGTGTAAACTGCCGCGAACTGATGAtttggcgatatataaaaatgaattattattattattatcacattTGACCTATCAAGTTCTGGTGTCTATGTTTTGGATTTTTTCCTGTATGGTAATGAGTTCTTGTTGACATGAAAATGGCCTGACTAATGGCAATGAGATTAATGACGTATTGTATCagatgttgagaggaagaggaaaatgCGGAAAACTCTGGTATAAAGGAAAATACACTTGTAGAGTCCTTGTATGATACAGGTGAAGAATATTAAGTCCTTTGGATAACACTAAAGGTgaagagaaaagacctcaaagaagaaaaatcctcttttctccctcctgcactaataaatcagtatattaacaATGTAAAAGACATTTCTTACTACATTTGCCAGCTGTCATATACTGATTGGGAAATACCCTGCTGAGTTAACTGCTGGGCTAAGCGAAACTTATGAGAAGGAACAAGCAAGCAAGACTTAACTCTTTTGCATGGCAATAGGGCCTCATACCTGCCAGGATATTATGAAAGGATGACCACATCCTGGTCAAGAATGGAATTCTAAAGAAAATTATTTAGCAAGAGTATCTTGTGATAAAGGCAGGGCTTGGAATTGCTGATGTGGTAGGATTAAAAGGACATATGCGGGAAAAGGATAGGttttctggtaaacaggacatgcatattgtatgacacagatattatgaaccaattaatgaattaacaaatgtaatgacgtgtaagaattaaccaataaagatttatcatgtgatttagaccaacatggtgctggccaccaagaaatgtataaaaacaggcaTGTAAGAGGAAGTAAGCAGACAGACATCaaaggatcctcaggcctgaagatcacattctgttactctatatgctgaatgatttattcttgtaagctgttactgatttgttaataaatatacttattgattgataccagtatatagagtgtgaggtctctatctcggggtaggcctagacagctggCCGACCTCAATGTTGATTGATAACTGATTGATAACTGCAATTTTGAGCTGAATTCTGGTAAAAGGCACAAGGCTTTCAGAGGTTCTGGGGGACAGGCCTGAGGCTCAGTTGTCTTTAAACTGACCAGGTTCTGCCTTCAGAAAGCTTTTGTGGTGTTTACATTGATGTGTGTGTGAAACAAGGATCAATGTAAAAACCACGAAAGCTTTCTATAATCTGTGTACAGAAGTGCTAGGCCTTCTCCTGACCATCCCAGATCCATAACCCCTTGTAGTTGCATGCGATAGGTTTTGGGCGTTCAATCTGTAGAATATTAATTGAGGTTTGTTATGTATACAACTGCAAATTAGTGGACAATTATTGCTAATTAACACCAATTTTAGTCAATTGTTTGCTAATcccaattagcagctaatttaACAATTAAATTACCCACATAATTGGCACTGCTATATAATTTATACACTTAACTTTGCTAATTGTCAAATTGTATACACAATTTTATAGGATTAGAGGGATCATATGAGTACATTTAAATACATATCTGTCAGAGGCTTAACATGCAGAAAAGGGAAGCCATTTTGGACATAGCTTATGCCTATTTTCAGCTGTAGATCAAGGCGAGTTCCATTCAGGTATAGTAGGCACTTTTCTGTTCCAAAGGGCTTATAATCTAAGTTGTACTTAAGGCAATGGAGATTTTGGTATCatacccaagatcacaaggagctatAGTTGGATTTGAATCATCTCTTCCCTTGTTCTCagtctgctgctctaaccattaagtgATTCCTTTATTCCTTTCTAAAGGACTTCCATAGCGGCCTGGATATTTTAAAGTAAAGTACTTATGTGGTTGccatgggtgtgtgtgtgtgtggagagagTGGAAGGGAAGATACTTTCCTCCTGTGTGTTATGGACATGTCTATCCATATGTAAAATTTATCACAACAAAACACAGTTGGGGGAAGATaggttttcattttatttaccAAAAACAAAAAGTACTGATAAAATTACTGCACCGAGTTGGAGGCTAAAGTTCGCACTATACTTAACAAGCAATAAAAAGAAAGCCATTTGATTGATGGAATATCCCATATGGACTTTATAATAAACACAGTCATAATTGCTTTGTGGATTAGGCATCAAGAGTCCTTGAGGAGACTGTatgaataggaatgataattaccCAAGGAAGAGATACTCTGATGTATAAGAGCTGCAACAAGGACTGCACATCCTTCTAAATTTTGTTATAACACAGGAAGTcagagaaagatagagagagagagagagatgaaagtGACTTTCCCATTGCCTGTTGAAGAGCGGCAACTGCATGCTAGATATATTCTCTTCTTTACACTGAATGTTTAAAGTACTACAGGAATGAAGCTTCTATGAAATGTAAGTACTGTATTCAAATCTACAATTGTAAATATATTAAGGGAACACACCAATATCAAATTGCTTTAAATATCACAAATAGTGTGTTTATATATTAGAGTTATTGACCTATACTGGGAGAAGAAAATATAAGTACAGAGTAATGCATtgggggattagaaatcggaaggaaatgtgctgggaggtgagaggctgatatgcacggatggggagagggaccttggggtgatagtgtctgaagaaacagtgtgacaaggcagtggctgttgccagaaggatgctaggttgtatagagagaggcgtgaccagtagaagaaagaaggtgttgatgcccctgtacaggtcaattttggagaccgtatctggtgaaggacataaaaagacttgaagcggtcaagaggaaggcgacaaaaatggtaggaggtttgcaccagaagatgtatgaggagagactagaagcatTGAAtaggtataccctagaggaaaggagggacagggaagatatgattcagacgttcaaatatttgaaaggtattaacgtagaacaaaatctattccgtagaaaggaaaatggtaaaaccagaggacataatttgaggttgaggggtggtagactcaagagtaatgttaagaaattcttctttaaggagagggtagttgatgtgtggaatgcgctcccgagggagatgGAGgcgaagaaaacggtgacagagttcaaacaagtgtgggatgaacacagaggatatctaatcagaaaataatgggtatacacagtggcgtacctagcatatgtgacacccggggcccatcattttttgacacccccccatctatatgaaaaatatgatttttagtaacaatccacatatcgcacaagagtgtacctaagaaaaggcagcatcttaaacactgcagtgagcactagaacaccaacacatacattgtaaaattaaacaagccagatcctgcacagtcaattgatcctgtacagtcgatgctatcagaaagccatgtccctttcatacacacagacagatgcaccttcgcccaatatggaataatcacaaactaaaaatagaaatatgtagacaaaagttcaACTGAattgccaagaaaccagactctgcatacaatgcaacaccacaagtaatacatgtcctctaatactgtgcaaaatataaagacagtagatgtaaatttgaaaaaactgatacataacaatcaccactttacaaattaacaaataaaaataaaacaaataatgagaaataagaaaataccattttattggactaatccccgtaagctcggtcctcatccccacaaaccacctgattccatccacacaagccttgaattgttttatattgaacttatattaaagtataaaaagaaacaatattctgtacaattgtctttataaatcagcgtcttctccccactctctcttccccatttcccttcagcgtcctcagcccactctctctccactttccttcagcgcacgcacttaaaaacaagcaagtaattttatatcattttcattctattcattcatagaaattaaagtttaaataatgccagtcacataaaacatgattttacaaaaataattccctgcacagtcaagcctgcaaggattactagatgtttttcagcagctcccctccctccctccctccccctcacctttgtggccaagtcaaaatgatctaccaacaataaaatttaaaaaaacacaaagcacactgtatgcagagaaaatgttaattatcatttatattccgcgggttttcaaagaggtcaaggcagatgactttatgcaatgtcacctcagtaacaactatacaaaaatagacaaatatacctcctccctttttactaaaccgcgatagcgttttttatcgcaggaagctgcgctgaatgcctcacgctgctctcgatgctcatatgctccctgcgctaaaactgctattgcggtttagtaaaagggggccatagtgcaaaatatagacagcatatataaattctcaaaacggacacattttgatcactaaattgaaaataaaatcatttttcctatctttgtttagtaatttcatcagtctctggttgcactttattcttctgattgtgcatccaatatttcttcccttctttcagcctcctgtatgcttcctctcctccagacctcattccctcccccaactttttctttgctgcatcctgtccccttctttttttctctctccatgccccctttctttctgtatgtctgtctttctctctctctcgctctccgtgccccatttctttctttcactctgccccttctttctttctctctccccatgccccctttctttctctatgtttgtctttctctatctctctctccatgccccatttatttcttttaccctgcccccttctttctctctccatgccccctttatttctttctttcaccctgccccgttctttctttctctctccccatgccccctttctttctatttctctctctctctccatgcccccatttctttcaccctgcccccttctttctttctctctccattccccctttctgtctctgtctgtctttctctctctctccacatgccccatttttttctttctttctttgtttcaccttgcccctttctttctttcaccctacccccttctttctttctctctccccatgccccctttctttctgtttgtctttttttttctctctctctctctctctctccgtgccccatttctttctttctttcaccctgccccttctttttttctctctccatgccccctttctgtctctatgtctgtctttctctctctctccacatgcctcatttttttctttctttctttgtttcaccttgccccctttctttctttctggctccctaaggacctacggatcacagatccgggatcacagatcatgcaggtctgagtgcgcatgcacggctagcgttttattatgtAGGATAATAAACAAGCCTCAAAGACTCAACCAGCATAGACCTTGACCGAGTACCACACGACTATGCTTTCATGGAGTACAGGAAACTGTCATTGGCTCACAGACACCAGAAAATAAAAAAGAGCAGCACAAAAACCTTTCAAGCAAAAGGACTGCCTTAAACTGGCTCTGATAGTAATAATTTTATGAAAAACTTCTCTCAGTTCCAGGAAAGAATTGACTCAAAATGTAATCGAAAACAGAATGTTGGTTATATCGTTCAGGCGAGAGATTCTCCTGAAGCAGCGGGGTTGTTCCGTGAAAGGAGAAGCCCTGGTTGTGAGTATTTTGCTTTTACATTACTGCTGGTATCCATGACCTGCGAGAGTGAAAATGGCTGGTGCTGCAATTTCCCTGTTTggaggtgtgtgtatgtgtgtgtgtgtgtgtgtgtgtgctgtttTGTGTATTGGCATGAACAAAAAGCCTGAAGCAGAAGGAGGGGTTAATGGTATTGTCTGCTGAGAAGAATAAagctactactacttctactattaattatttctggagcactaccagatgtacgcagcgctatacagagtcacagaGAAGACAATCcctactcgaaagagcttacaatctaaacagacaagacagacaaacaggatgtcatggatacagctagggggaacggttaatctgatggctaggttggagggcagaggggagttcaaggacaatcgagccattgaggcatcactgatgaggttggctctgattggtggaatgaggcaatacgacatcacaatctcggctctgcttcccaaagactgaaactcttcacactactgctactatttctatagtgctaccagatgtacacaacgCTGTACAAAGTCACAGAGAAGACAGTACCtgctcaaaaaagcttacaatctaaacagacaaacaagatgtcatggatacagttaaggggaatggttaatctgctggctagggagtagggttatggatttaaggctatatcaaaaaggtgggttttcactctgcttttaaacaagggaaggggcttggtagcagataaactcaggtaatttattctaggcatagggggcagctagatgaaaggaacaaagtctggtaTTGGCAatgaaggagaagggtacagctaagagcagctgagctgaggaatggagttctctgggaggtgtataaggagagagaagagaggagatatattgaggggcagcagaattaacacacttgtaggtcagcaattagagcttgaactgtatgcgaaggtggatagggagccggtgaagtgatttaaggagttGAGTGACATGAgtatagcgaggttggtagaagatgagtcgtgcagcagagttttgcaccgACTGCGGGAAGAGGCGGGACTGCGGGAGACCCATTAGAAAtagattacagtaatctaagcctGAGTGTGGATAAGAGTCCATGGAAAAGATGTGGCAAGATTAACTTCAAACCTCTGGACTGTAACTGCCAGTTCAGGAAATGGAGAGATCTGCTGTTTTTGAGAACGTTTTGCATCCATTCTTTAGAGAGATATTTTCCTGGAACTtagaaaagattttttttgtaaaattattAGTGTCAGAGCCAGTTTTTTTTTGAGTAGGTAATCTTTCCTGCTTGATAGGTTTTTGTCTGTGCTGCTCTTTTTTTCTGGTGTCTATGAAAGAATAGTTGTGTGCTGCTTGGCCATACTATACTGGTCTATAGTGGTTGAGTTTTTGAGACtcgttgaaaggggatagattccgtacaaacgtaaggaagttcttcttcacccagagagtggtagaaaactggaatgctcttctggaatctgttataggggaaagcaccctccagggattcaagacaaagttggacatatTCCTgcttaaactggaacgtacgcaggtgaggctggactcatttagagcactggtctttgacctgggggctgccaagtgagcagactgccgggcatgatggaccactggtctgacccagcagcggcaattcttatgttcttagattttCACCTCTTCAGCAGATTACTCATTTTTAACATCTATGCTGGACTAACCCCTTCATCCTCCGTCACCTGTGAATCTCCAAGCTTTCATTGATTACATGGTTATTTGGTTTGTAATTTGGCTATCAATGCTCATTCCCTgtattctcctcttctccaagcaTTCTGGTTATTCACTATTGGTTTTAATTATCTAAATGtcttaaattttaaatttgaatTCCAGTTTTGCACATCGTGACATGATTATCAGTTAAActgttttaaatgttatttccaGAAGGTTCTATCCCGATCACATTTTATATAATGATTTTTATTCTTGTATTTCTATTCTAGTTGTTCTTGGAGGACTACATGGATATGCTATTTATCAAAACATTCAATAACTGACATTTATAtcaccctccttttacaaaaccatagtgtggttttcaGCGCCGtggcagtggtaacagctctgacgctcaaagcgctaaaaaccacgctacacttttgtaaaaggaggggctagaatggtataaaaataaataaaaaaatataaaatcataatgaTAACATACCATGATGGATTTAAAATGGTGTCTAGCTTCTTATTGTTCAATGGAAAAGTAAAATATAGAGGGTATTAGTGGTCATctacaaaaaaattttaattttgcaaAGACAGCAAAAGGATGGATTATATATTTTCTTCAGCGGTGATCACCTATActtgaatttttttcagagcttCATTTCATTTGAAAGAGATTTGTCTCCTGTGCATTTAGGCCACAGGGACGTTTAAATATGTCTGTCctgtcttccctctcccacttttcttccaaagtatacatattgagacttattttatttattcaattttctataccgttctcccatgagtttattcaggtactcaagcatttttccctgtctgtctaatgtacctgcggTAATgaggggattatgtgacttgcccagggtcacaagggtcaacgtgggtttgaacccacaaccccagggtgttgaggctgtagcgttaaccactgcaccactctagaaatcaaaatgtagtaaaaggacaatcaagccattgtgacatcactgatgaggttggctcttattggtggaatgaggcattatgatgtcacaataccaactctggtgatcagaggctgaaacttttcacactatttatttgttcaattttctgtaccattctccaAGGGGatctcagaaaggtttacatgaatttattcaggtactcaagcatttttccatctgtcctggtgggctcacaatctatctaatgtacctggggaaatgggggattatgtgacttgcccagggtcacaaggaacagcgtaggtttgaacacacaaccctagggtgctgaggctgtagctttaaccagtgcgCCACATACTCCCCTAAATGCGCAGTTCTCTGTGGACTATTTTTTGCTTCCACATGGTATATGAATTTTCGAAAATAAAATCTTATTTGTATGAACAGATATCCAGTTTTTCTTAATTGACTGTTCACCGCAAGGATCCCTATGGTTTTGCAGTATACAAATATTTTTGTTATAttatgctatagaaatgattagtagtagatcACATTTCAGGGTTACAATGTTTAGAAAATGTGGAAATAATTTTCAATAATAACTTTGAAATAATATTTCTTTAGGGATTATACATGGAAGGCAATGACACCACTGGGACTGATTTCCAGCTTGCTGGGTTTTCCATGACTTGGAAGCAAGAGATCTTAGCCTTCTTCATCTTCCTACTCATCTATGTCTTAACCGTGGTAGCCAACATCCTTATCATTGCGCTGGTGAGACTGGACCGAAGCCTCCACAAGCCCATGTACTTCTTCCTGAGTAACTTCTCTTTCTTGGAAATATGGTACACTTCTTGCACGATCCCCAAAATGTTGTCCGACTTTCTGAGTAAGAAAAAATCAATTTCTAAAAATGGATGTATTGTTCAgttctatttcctttttttctgtggtGCTGTGGAGAATCTCCTTCTCTCTGTGATGGCCCTTGACAGGTTCGTCGCCATTTGCTATCCGCTACGCTATCCAGCCGTTATGAATAATAGCATGTGTGTCCGGTTGGCTGGTGGCTGCTGGGTTGCCAGTTGTTTGGTGGTGCTGTTGCCTGCAGTTCCTTTATCTAAGTTGCCATTTTGTGGCCTTCTTATGATAGACCATGTCTTCTGTGACTTTTCACCTCTTCTGAGATTATCATGCATGAGAAACTCTTTGAGTGAAATTTCCTTCCTCTTTCTTGCTTGGGTTATTCTTCTAGGCTCTTTCATTTTGATCATGATATCTTACATTTTCATTATCTCGACTATTGTGAAAATGTCTTCTGCTGGAGGAAGACATAACGCCTTCACCACCTGTGCCTCGCATCTCCTGGTGATTTTTCTTTATTACGGGACAGTGCTTTTCATTTATGTCCGGCCATCAGCCCAACAGACGTTTGATCTGGATAAAGTGATATCAGTTTTCTACTGTATGGTGACCCCACTGCTAAACCCCCTGATCTATAGCCTGAGGAACCAAGAGGTGAGGACAGCCCTGAAGAGGATGATAAATAAATTGAGAGGACTGAAGAGGAAAGAGAGTATGTTCTCTTTGTGAGTGTTTGTCAGCGATAAGCTATAATGTTccaaaaaatattgaaaataaaGGCGTTTCAAACAATATATTTATTGTAAAAGTAAACATTTTGTATATCTgaagtttgtattttttttcatcGATATTAGAAATATTGTTTCCCTAAAGCTGCagtattaaaatatatttccCTATTTCCTTGGCATTCCCtatttgattttatttaatttttaaatatatcatgtgagcaattctataagtgggaACCTCCGTTTAGGTTCCCCCAATACCGCACCTAATAGCATCTGAGCGCACAGGTTCTTTTATGGAATACTAGAACAGCCTGGTATCAATGCACCTTAGATCCACAAGCCCGCAGTTACACCAGTCATAGACCAGGTGTAACTTGGGCACCTACATGGGGCGGGGACATGTGTAACCTACAGTATTCTGTACCTTACATATATGTAAGTAGCAGCTCCGCCTACCTCTTGTCCATTCTCTGCCCATGTGTATCCCCTTGCATGTAGTGCTATG
This region includes:
- the LOC117349609 gene encoding olfactory receptor 6Y1-like gives rise to the protein MEGNDTTGTDFQLAGFSMTWKQEILAFFIFLLIYVLTVVANILIIALVRLDRSLHKPMYFFLSNFSFLEIWYTSCTIPKMLSDFLSKKKSISKNGCIVQFYFLFFCGAVENLLLSVMALDRFVAICYPLRYPAVMNNSMCVRLAGGCWVASCLVVLLPAVPLSKLPFCGLLMIDHVFCDFSPLLRLSCMRNSLSEISFLFLAWVILLGSFILIMISYIFIISTIVKMSSAGGRHNAFTTCASHLLVIFLYYGTVLFIYVRPSAQQTFDLDKVISVFYCMVTPLLNPLIYSLRNQEVRTALKRMINKLRGLKRKESMFSL